From Arachis hypogaea cultivar Tifrunner chromosome 3, arahy.Tifrunner.gnm2.J5K5, whole genome shotgun sequence:
tattttatatatacttatttttTGGACTTATTATAGACATAACAAAATAATAATGCATGTGCATGTAATAAGTGATGATTATGCTTATATAACATTTTCATGATGCTAATATAAAGCTATGTATCatattatttttctaatgataattgtcttttaggatttttttaatataaataaaataacataatatttacCGAAATacataaacatgaaaattttatatttttgtcatatatattaatattattacatatataGTTTACATGCATTAACAAGATATACATAAtaaacttttattatttatctcatTTGTAAAAGAGATaagtaatatatttttgttatttaattatttaattttgtagtAAGGAataaatgtttttaattttttttttcatttgttggtataaagtgtaattttttattatatattttttaataaaattaagaaaaatatataaaaaaattaaatgataaaagatcacatttaataaattaattaaaataaattgagaaaatttattaaacaaaatatGTAATGTAAGGCAAAAGTATAAATACTTCTATATTACATATATttggtaaatattatatttattttatttacttaaaaatttcttttataaTCTTTGCGACATTTTATTTTAGGTGAATTCTACCCaaccccctctaaaataacatgtaagttacccttcatgatgtgtcacattttaattggtcatcacttaactatagttgggttattttataatttattatttgagatgggtaattgtataatttcttaaaatattaaaattctaccccATTAATTGAAGCACGTTCCCACGCAATCTCTTTCTACAGTGCATCATTTCTTAACGGGTCGTTGAATTCCCATGACTCGTAACTTCCTGTTCTTCCCAGTATAGCCAACGCGGACTTCATTGCTATCTCTTGTCCTCTCACTCaatcccccccttttttttttggcCATAAATCACTCTTTACCAACATCAACATCATTAATGGTTAGttcggttattaaattttttcattaaaaaaatatatatttatttaattacaagatggaatatatattcatatttaaaatataatataataaaataaatctatttaaaatacttaaaagtataattaaaatcttgaatatataaatataataataaaatttgtactctaaacaagtaaacatattttttatcatacataaattatttaaaaaataaatatattattaaaattaataatacaaatttaaaataataaaatccaattttttactgtatttgttataatatttttattcttttaatttacaatttattagtactttattatttaattaatgattaaacaaattatttttataaaaaattatgttttgtattatcttatagaagagaccaatatattagtttaaaaaataaagtaaaaatgaaattttaaataaaaaatatttaatattaaaatatttaaatataaaaataatttgtataaatatttaaaaaataaatataaaatatatgcataaaataaataaaacagataaaatggAAGTATTCatgagaaataaataattatttttgtctcttttatttattttaaacatgtattttatatttatatcctgaatatctatataatttgcttttgtatttaaaaattttaatattaactattttttatttaaaatatcatttttacattaatttttaaattggtatattggtctcttctttaagattatacaaaaaatatttctcatgaaaataatttgtttaatcattaattaaataataaaatattaataaattaaaaattaaaagaataaaaatactataaaaattacttgtaagaaagttgaattttatcattttaaatttgtgttattaattttaacaatttatattttttttaaataatttatgtatgataaaagatatgtttacctgtttagagtacaaattttattattatatttgtatattcctgATTTTAGttatacttttaagtactcttaatagatttattatattatattatattatattttacatatgaatatatattccatatattatttttaatgaaaaaaatttaataaccaaactaaccattaattataTTGGTAAGGAATGAtccatggtaaaaaaaaaaaaaaaaaagagattgagTGAGAGGACATGAGATAGCAATGAAGTCGGTGCTGACTATACTGGAAGTCGGTGCTGACTATACTGGGAAGAACGAAGAAGTTACAAGCTATGGAAATTCAACGACTCGTTAAGGAATGATGTACTGTATAAAGAGATtggtagaattttaatattttaagaaattatacaattacccatctcaaataataaattacaaaataacccaactatagttaagtaatgaccaattaaaatgtgacacatcatgaaaggtaacttacatgttattttagagagggTTGGGTAGAATTCACCTTTATTTTATAGTCAATTTCATTACACTAGAGAGTCCTACAATCATCAAAAGCACTTTAAGGCATTAATCATCCTTAAAAAGTTAAAAAGCTCCGTTAAGAATATTTGGCTCCAAATTAAGTTATATTACGACCCTAATATATACCTGCCCAGATATATATAGCTAGCTAGTTAAGCCGGAGGATATACTTTTGTGTTGTGAGTTTGTAACCTTAAAAGAGgaggaaaaagtaaaaataatgttatgtatatactaaaaattaattattaattattatatataaaaagtatatttaatattttataaaaaaattatattattataaataaatttaattattataataagtaaaatgtttaattaaaaatataaaataatatatataaatatataaaaaagaaagtcTAGGGGTcagtaatttttttgttttgtgatcagtatttaactattaaataaaaagtaaatgaTCTCCCATCATTAAAtgtaatttcacaccattaaaaatattattgatggctaattgatggttaTAAAACATAAAAGTTGCTGGCTCTCTAACATtcctcatatataaatatattatatctaatttaataattaattttgtatgtacatatatataatattttttaaaaaagtgagCCCGATTTCCAAAAGTGGCTTCTAAAATAGTTGATTTGCAAAGATGGATATTCACCACCACGAGAAAATGCATTATACAATATACCCTGTCATGTCGTCAATTCATTTTGAATCTGAATGGAGAGCAAGTGGACTTGGATTTTCTCAACCACGTACTTTTTTTCTTCCATATGATTATCATAAATATTCATTGATTGGTCTTAATTGGCTTGAATGTTTGTTTCATCATTGCATTGTCATTTACTCACCAATGGATAGATACATATCATATAATCTGGTACAAGATTTGGTTAATGACGATTATTCTTATATAGATTATGTACTTAATTGGTAAAGATGGCATGCAATTTcggaactttttatttttaatattgtgaAAGGAATGGTATACCTGAGTTATGAGGGTGTATGGTGATTCACTTGCGTATGATGGTTGTCCAAGAgaaattggaccgtccgattaGAAGTACTGAAAATTctgggtccgatttgtgtactagCAAAAAATCCTGGGTTCGATTTGTGTACTGGCAGAAAATCTTGGGTctgatttcaaaaaattttgggTCCGATTTGTACTCTCTTTCTGCAATGAAATCGGACTCTCTGATTTGTGTActtttcacaattttaaaaaacacaaaaaattacaatattaaaataCACCACTCTtacttttataacaaaaaaaaattagcctgcAGTTTCGTGAAGTCTAAATAGTgtgttaaaatagaaaaaaattgacaaaactcgtataaatataagaaaatataTCTTAATAATAATCTTCATGTattcaagtatctttaattttaaactgTTTTTCAACaattgctttaattaattattaactaaaaagTGTCTTAAAACTTAAGAGCattggttaaaaaaatttaaattaaaacagttTGACTCTATTTTTAATGTAATAATACAttcaatacattaaaaaaatataaaatctatctattttattaaaaaatttacttatgtatgtttaaaaagtataattaaaatacttattgGCAATATTTTAAACAGATGTTGGTTAGAAAAGAGTTTTTAGAAATGAGGTACAATAAGTTGGGGATGCCATAGATTAATCGAGAAGTTAAAAAAGGTGTTAATGATCTtgcaaacaaaatttttttttcagatttggGAGTAATattcttagattttttttttttttgaggaagGTTATTAGaagattattagaatatatatattatttttggtcattaatatttaaaagtgtgggtttatattattaaattactaaactaaaaaaaattaaatttaaaaaataataaattttaatagtcctttaacattttttttagtttaacaaCAATTTAAGAGAATCTTTTCCGTGGCTTATAACAGTTTTCTTGAATCATTGTATGTAGTATATTTATGCTAcgatatttataatattttaaaagtattgttaaaattaaaataacacatttttattatttttagcaatattttaaaaaatattattaaaaaatatataaaaaaaataattttaattttaataatattttataactacCGTAATCACGAACAACATTAGAACAGCATAATTTACCAGCTTTCTTGTATTTTGTGTCtaactttaaagaaaaaaaatgaagcatAATTTGAAATAAGGATGTTTGCGGTGCAGTTTAAATTGGTTTTAAGTCGAAATCTCATTCgattcaaatattaattttacttGTAGTAtggtttggattgatttttttttttaatttgatccgATCCGATCCTATTTCAAGCGGtttgaattgaattggatttgcggttttataaattaaaaaaaattaaatatatataacaagtctcaatattaaattttaaataactaacaatgacataacaagtctcaacaatatcttaaaaaattaataataatataaaataaaaataaaattataagttagttaaaataaataaataaattatattttaaatataaaatatttattaaataataataatatatgaataatataaaaatatataacaaattgaatatgttataagtatgattgtaaatataataataaaatgataatattataaaatattgtgCGATTTAAATTGGATTGGATCGATTATGAAAAATAGATTCAAATCCGATCcaatttaatgatttataaaaaataaaatccaatccaatttaaattagtgtaatTTTAATCTATTTTCGGTTTGAATGGAATAGTAATTTAATTTAAACACCCCTAATTTAAAATTGTTTCTCTCACTTGTGTGATATTGCGTGTTGGATGGAGCCATTGTGTTAAAAGTCAGCGTCtttgtctttttctctttttctttctctttaattaaacatattattGTGTTATTTATTAGAGTAGTAAAGGAAGGGAACAACCAGTTTTGAACCCCCATAATCCTGTTCCTTTGCTTTTTCTGGCTTCTTAATACCCTCCAAACAACCCATTTCCTCAGCACATATCAACCCTGTAATAACCAACAGAATTCCTAGAATTGCATGCCTTATACGTCGTCATTTAATAAAGCCTAGCCCTGCCTGCAAGGCTGCAAATTAAAGCTTCCAAAAGTGTATATATATAGATGTTCCAAAACTGGACATCTACTCGTTATGGATCATTATACTCTAGGTGGAGTTatggagaataataataataataacaacaaggAGAAGTACTATCAAGGTGATTTGAGTGACATAATCCGTGCTAGTTATGGTTATTATGGGAGCTACAACTCAGCATCATCTGAAGCTTCTTACATGGTGGAAGACCCTCCTATGATGGCAAACTTTGGTGATCCTTTCTCAAACTCGGGAGGAGATCCCTTGCTACATGATATGCCCTACTTTAACACTTTATCTTTGGGACTGGAAGCTGCTACTTGTTTTGGTGGTAGCAGCAGTGGTGATgcttgtgatgatgatgatgatgatatgaaAACGCCTTGTATCATGACTCATCATCAGATCTCTCATCCCAACCCCAATTTATTATTACCCATCTCAACGTGTCAAGATTCTTCCTCCACAATAATGACAGTTAATAATAATAGCAGTACCAAGCCTTCTTCTGCTTATTGCTTGGTGGACAACACAGGACCGGTGGTAGTGCAGATCTCAGCTCCTGTTAATAAGCGAAGGTCAGATATGAttgttttaaataattaatttttatcattttcttttattttgattctTTTCATGCATGATGAGAGGATGGCACTGCCCGGTTAGAtagggtttttttttattattatatatacttgTTCAAATGATGATGGCTTTTGTCCTCGTGAGATATAATTGATTAATAAATGGATTAATGAGGTTGAAGAGTTGATGATGGAGGCTTGTCATGGGGATTTAACCCACATGAAAAGTAGAAAGCTAGTAGGATATTGTGGCTGTCACTATAACAATAATCACCAACGGAACTTTCAACACTAATTAATAAGTAAGCTTATCTTTTCACACAAAACCACCTGAGAGACTCCTATTCTATCAATCACTAGCTATACTAAAGAGATATTCTCTTGTGTCTATTTGAATTAGATTTAGATTTATGAGATAACTAATCAAAAAGTAAAAAGTAGTTATTGTTGTTGTGAAACTTGTTCAGGAAAAGTCAGGCAAAGAAGTCGATTTGTATTCCAGCAGCAGCAGCACCAACCAGTAGACAAGGTGGAGAGGTAGTTCCCTCTGATCTGTGGGCTTGGAGAAAATACGGTCAAAAACCTATTAAAGGTTCTCCATATCCAAGGTAATTAACTTACAATTAAAAATCTGATCTCTCTTTAGTCAATACTTCATTATTATATAGATTTAGTTAACCACAAGTTAagattgttaataataaaaaaaaatttaaatactttattttatatttatattgaaTAATGAACGAAATTTACACACCTTAAGCAAGCAATTACTTTTCGTATTGGGAGGTGTTTGggcattaatttattttattgttttttatgtgTTGTAGGGGTTACTATAGATGCAGCAGCACAAAGGGTTGCCCTGCAAGGAAACAAGTGGAGAGGAGCAGAACAGACCCAAACATGTTGGTCATTACTTACACTTCCGAACACAACCATTCATGGCCAACTCAAAGAAACGCTTTGGCTGGTTCATCCCGATCCAATACTCATCCACCATCATCGTCCACTAAGAACACAATCACAACAACAAAGCCAGAAGAGCAACAACACAGCAACACTGACAGCAACACTGCGTTACTCGCAGTGAAGAAGGAAGACATTCATAATAATAACAAACTTGAGGACTTGTTTGCAGAATTGGGACAATTGGAACGTGATTATATATGCTGatgatcatcatcattattacgAGAGTGAGTGATTACACCACCAGATAGCACCTCATTATTTGAAGATAGACCAAGATATATAGGACCCTCGCAGGAGGTTATATTTctggattataaaaataaattaaactacacatgtatttatacaaaaatatattgataactaattttagtggctgattttaatgtacaaatagcatttctctttatatatatatatatatgatcataACCTAAAATCAGCCACAACATCTTCCTCAGGGTTAGTTACCTTAATTAGTAATTACTCTTCCACTAAATTTCTGTATTAGGAAATAATATTACATAACAAATCACTACTAAAAGTTGTCAACGCTTATTTATCTTAGATaacttctaaattttaattaaaaaattgtaaaaaaatctaTATAACTTTGTTTTAAAAGTTTGTAACTTAAAAATATGTGAAATAATCTAAGTCTTTATTGTTATGCCGAAAtttcatttttgtattttttatcttAGTCTTTTAGATGTCATGTGGGTGAGATATGATCATGAGGTTTGAGATAATATATGGCACTTTGAATTAAGGtgggtactcccatgaagatattataattgtcttcatgtgatgatttttctttttgacctttagatgatggagtgtagggttagattttgatatgttataaaagtgttgtttttattgGAAGTGTGGtcaaatcaataaatcacacttttatacaaagcatcttcataaaaaggtgttttttgcatcttcatttgagtagctccctTGAATGAATGTACATTGAGTTATTGTGATTTACGGGAAAATAAAAGAGAGGGATATAATAGTTGAGTATAGATAGTGGGGTGAAAAGTGGGGAGAATGGGAGTGCTGCatgattggaagcaagcaagcaAACACAAAGAAGAGTCCCATATTCCTTCTTTGGAATATTGGTGGATGGGACACAAAGCTGAGCCACACAAGATTTTAACAgttaaaacaacaattcactagAGACAACCTCACAACCATTCAATAGTGCTCAATAATTATTGTGATTTTGAGTCTGACTGGTAGTAGATTGATGACAATCAATAATGCTTGGAagaaataaaaagttaatttaaataatctaaaattatcttattcaatatttattatttattattaaaataatggtATAATTCTAAATGTAATAAATACGTAACTACGAaggttatgtatataaaatatattatataagataattttagatattatctttttgggtaaaatattattttggtctTCAATATTCGGGTCGAATCATAATTTGGTCTCTAACATTTTAAATGTCCTATTTCAGTCCAAAAAACTTTTGAACGTTCTATttcaattctaaaaaaaattaagtggATTTAATGCTGTTCCACTTTTAAATTTGGCATAAACAATTCGATATTAAAGAGTCAATATTATTCAACAATTTTAGTATGTAAGTAAAATCGATTTACCAACAAtcgttaatataaaaaatttttcctttaattttgaaGTGCATTGATTATTGATCGTTAGGATTTGGAATTTTtacccaaaaaaattaaattgaagaaaaaaatgttacaagaaagtttttattatattttctaacgtataaaaaaaaagatatgacttAATTAGTAAAGTTATTAACGTGtacatcatttattttaattcttaatgtcaaatttaataataagatcttattgaatatatttaaaattgtttGGGATAGAAATAGAATGCGTAAAATGTTAAGAAGTAAATTAAAATTTGGTTCAaatattgaaaactaaaataatattttattatatctttttaGTATTACCGGATGACAAAACCATGGAATTAAACTAGCCCTCTCATCTTTTCAAGCGTGTGAACAAGATTATTTTACCTTGTTTCCTTTATGATGCCTAAAATTCACTTGTtggattcaaaaataaaagagtggATCATATattctctcaattttttgttaaaatgtgatttttttattatttaatattttttatatatttttttttctctcacttaaagaatataagataaaagatcatactttactaaataattaaaaaataattgaaaaattttatttccaATCAACATTCTATTCTGATGTCATTCTATTTTTggacaaattaaacaaaaattttatgaGTACCAGAAAATCCTTCTTTCTATCTTCCGCGTTAAAAGTGAAAAGTAAGAAAGATGAAGGATAAGTTGAATGAGAAAATGACTGTTGTATAGCATGCCTGTATCCAACCTTATCGGTTGTCATCATCAGTAGTTTCTCTTGAGAAACAAAATCAAGCAAAGCTCGAATTGCATAGTCAGCTAGGATAAACTTCTTTATATTACAGACATACCAATAAACATCCAAGTTGAAATTAAACCTTACAGTAGTAGTGTGTATAcaagattttgaattttacttttttttttttgttgacatgatcttttgtatttattattttggataaaaaaaaaaactaaatttcattTATCAATAAGCATAAGTACAAACTGTAGAGTAAGACGCTCAACAATAATGTAGCAAAGATTCAAACAtttgcagtcgacttcacgtgaggTTGATGGTTGAGAaccattagatgaaaatttagtcaaatcagtcaaattatctaatgaCTTTCAGTTATCCACTTCACGTGAAgttcgactgcacctgagttttcaccagaaaagaaatatatcaaaataaacgTTTTACAGTTGAAAAGTTTTGTTTAaagtttctaaataatttttgtgATACCAACTCTTTAGTTAAAGAACTTTTTGACATACTTCGGATAACTTTGTAAACTATTTTTCAGGTATTTACATTGAATACCTAATttgaaaatagatttttaaattaagtagaaggaataaaattaaaaatataaagagaCAAGAGTTTAGAAGATGTATAGACGAGATATATATTAGTTCTGCTTTAAATACGCATCTGCATTTctcaaaaaaattgagaattttattaataaaatatgaatacaactacattttttttaaatttttttaagttaaatctTGACTTAATTAGAGTAGTCTGCAATTCAACTTGAAAATCTTAGATATTTTCAAGTATATATTTTcaagattaattagtatagtgaTTTGAGTTAATTGCTCACCAActtaaaatattagatattatttttaatttttcttaaaactaaaaaatgattCAAATTAAATACTCACAATCTTacgaattttagattttttttcaaaCCTTTCGTAGGCATAAGAAATTCTCAGAACAATAATACCCTAATATTAAATCTCATATACTGAGATTCAAAACCAAACATGTCATGATATCCGATTGTAATGGATCAAAATTTTCTAAGACGAGAATTTTAGTAAATTGAGAAAGTGAgaatctaataatttttttattaaagtcattgaaactcatacataataaatattacaaattcaatagtaataaaattctatttttttattttattaattttttatttaaaaaaatactttttctattttattaattttttactttaaaaaatattttttcttgtaacaacaacaaccaccgaTGTTATTTAActttgttaaaatttatattaaagttGTGACATGAACATAACTGATTGTATTTTGCACCCCAATATTTCATATCAATTGTTTTAATAAATTAACGTGTTAAATATTTTCTGCTTTTAATTTTCGAGGTCTTTCATGTCATTCATAATTCTGTTAACATAATTCGATAATATAATGTATGgtttatagaaaaaatattatactaCTTTTACTGAAAGCTCATCCAAATTAACAATGCTGGAATGAGGTTTACATGTGATTAATAACAAAGGTAAAACCATTCTTAACCGCCAAAAAACGTGGTATTCACTATTTAAGTTAACCTGGGAAGCAAATTAAAGTGATTTTTACTTGTGAGGGTGACATCTAAATTTGGTTTGGCCCTGGGGTGGGGCGTACTGGGAGGGTGTCTAATTGTCTATACTCGTTATATCAATTTGCACGTGGCCATATAACGATATGAGAATTCACGATAGAAGTGAGAAGCAGCTCAGCATGCATGATTATTTTGAACCCACACAACCATTCTCCAAGCTTTCCAATAATATAATGGACAACCACAATAGTCAACCCACTTGACATGGATCATAACTCCCTTAACAAACAACATTTTTAAGCTTCCTTTCACGACTTTGAAAATGGATACCtacttaatataatataaaaaatatatattaaaataaattgaataatatatatatatatatatatatatatatatatatatatatatatatatatgttatgatAGTTACGTTAGAGTGATtatacaaatattattaaaactaaaattatatttttttatattgtggtgacatttttttaaataacatatactttttaaaaaatatagtttaacaataaaaaatattattttaattatatatatatatatatatatatatatatcatttttaccAACttgtatatacaaaaaaatactaatcactaaatattttttatatattaataatataataaaaaaaacaaaattctaaGAATTAAGGATTATATATAAGCAATTTTTATACCATAATAAAAAGGtactgttacggtgggtaaccggagattagtggGCCGGATGACGTTGGTTGACCCAAACGTGTGAGGGAGGTGGCCAGCTGGTGCACCTgaaactcggtgttcctccgttcGACTTGTGCGTCtggaagaatggggggtggtacctgcaatgacactccaatgcctaagttagcaagagtgtgagcaagttgagaaagtattgggacttagtgatacctgagggatgtcagggtatttatagtggtgaaccaataaccaccgctgaagtagtgccacctttttaggtggataaccgttcccatatcttagggaggttaagatatggctctacgaagtggttagagagtttctaggggcagttactcattcgaatgagtgttatctgccagctaaccctcgtatccgacttctttggagcaggtcgtgttcagtaccgacttctggggatgaaggctggtactgggGGAGGGCCAACCCCTTTGGTTTGGGCttctttgcttggatcctgggccctatttattgggccagggtatgaacagtgcccctactcgagcccaatttatttttaagagttgggttcgagtattcaactcggggtcgtagccgatttgtgagaggaccgacgtgatggtttgagaaccgacgtgatttttcgtgaccttttggttctgacagttacgtctaatcaagcgtcgtatccgttaggggtgtgcgtagggatttaatagccttggtaacggtgcatcctCATTAATGATTGCCCCGATTTTACCGTTATGCCCCTAacattcttataaatattttccctctctttcgttgtttcgtttctgcgatcttTCAAATTTTCCTTGCCTTCGTTCGTGCTGCGTTTTTGCGTCTTCAAAGGCTTTTTGCTTCCAACCCTTATTTCcggataaaggttagttctttAATATGCCTTTGTAGATAAATTTGATTTGTAGAC
This genomic window contains:
- the LOC112734519 gene encoding probable WRKY transcription factor 14, giving the protein MDHYTLGGVMENNNNNNNKEKYYQGDLSDIIRASYGYYGSYNSASSEASYMVEDPPMMANFGDPFSNSGGDPLLHDMPYFNTLSLGLEAATCFGGSSSGDACDDDDDDMKTPCIMTHHQISHPNPNLLLPISTCQDSSSTIMTVNNNSSTKPSSAYCLVDNTGPVVVQISAPVNKRRKSQAKKSICIPAAAAPTSRQGGEVVPSDLWAWRKYGQKPIKGSPYPRGYYRCSSTKGCPARKQVERSRTDPNMLVITYTSEHNHSWPTQRNALAGSSRSNTHPPSSSTKNTITTTKPEEQQHSNTDSNTALLAVKKEDIHNNNKLEDLFAELGQLERDYIC